The genomic segment CGCGCACGCCCACCGCGAGGCTCGCCACCACGTCGCCGTCCCCAATCAGCTTCACCCGCGCCCCTGCCGCCCGCACCCTCTGGATCAGGTCGGTGTGCCGCTCGCGGTCGAGGATGGTGACCAGCAGGTCCTCCACGTCGCGGTCGAGGCTCTGGGCGAGGACGCTGAGGTTGGCCTCGACCGGCCAGTCGAGGTTCACCCGGCCCGCGGCGGGGGGCGGCACGACGAGCTTGTCCATGTAGCAGTCGGGCGCGTGCATCAGCCCGCCGCGCTCGGACAGGGCGATGACCGCCAGGCCGTTCGGCAGCCCCTTGGCGGTGACGACCGTGCCCTCCACCGGGTCCACGGCGATGTCCACCTCGTGCTGCCCGGTGCCAAGCTGCTCGCCGATGTAGAGCATGGGCGCCTCGTCCATCTCGCCCTCGCCGATCACCACGGTGCCGCGGATGTCGAGCGAGTTGAGCAGTTCGCGCATGGCCTCGGTGCCCGCGCCGTCCACCGCGTTCTTGTCGCCCATC from the Deinococcus planocerae genome contains:
- the glpX gene encoding class II fructose-bisphosphatase, coding for MTGNTKRAGATPRTESFEHALVLETARVTEGAALAASRWVGMGDKNAVDGAGTEAMRELLNSLDIRGTVVIGEGEMDEAPMLYIGEQLGTGQHEVDIAVDPVEGTVVTAKGLPNGLAVIALSERGGLMHAPDCYMDKLVVPPPAAGRVNLDWPVEANLSVLAQSLDRDVEDLLVTILDRERHTDLIQRVRAAGARVKLIGDGDVVASLAVGVRGTGVHALMGSGGAPEGVLSAAAMKCLGAEIQGRFIAEDDAMRERFRSMGVDEERVYKTNDLAPGSQIVFSATGITYGELLSGVRRFGGGARTHTLVMGYASRVVRFIDSVHLEDDGARVTIRV